The Pseudomonadota bacterium genomic interval CGATCCACGGTCCGAGACAAAAGCCACGGCTGCGCTGGACGCGGCAGCTGGGCAGTGCGGTGAGCTCCTTGGCCGTTGGGAGCACCGCCACACTGGTGGCCACCGTGGCTGACGGCCGCGTGCTGGGGCTCGGCTCGGACGGAGCTGTGCGCTGGACCTTTCGCCTGCCCCAGGTAAGCCCCGGACGACCGAGCCGCGCCGCCGTCGACGCCCAGGGACGATCTTACATCGTCGCTGGCTCCGGCGAGCTCCTGGCGCTCGATCGCCGCGGCAATCGTCGCTGGCGCGTTCCGGTACGGGCCTCGCCGCGGGGTGGACCTACCGTGGCTCCCAACGGCACGGTGTATGTGGCGGGCGATGGTCTGTACGCGGTCGACCCTGAAGGTCGAGTGCTATGGCATGTCGTCACGCCGAGCAGGCTCAGCACGCGACCTTCCCTGCACCCAAAGGGGCTGGTCGTCGTATGCACGGAGATCGGCCGTGTATTGGCCGTGCGAAGCGACGGCAGCGTCGCGTGGCGCGCCGATGCCGGAGCAAGTATCGATGCGCCCGCCGCGCTCATGAGCGACGGCAGTGTCGTCGTGGCCAACGCGCTCGGCCAGGTGCTGCGCTTTGGGCCGCTCGGCAAGCTGCGCTTCGTTCTGGAAACGCAAGCCGACAAGCGTGCTGCGCCTGCGGTCACGTCCAAGGATCTCATCGTGATAGCGAGCGAAGACCACCGCCTGCACGCCGTCGACGCGCTAGGGAATTGGCGCTGGCAAGTGCAGAGCGCGGGACCGCTTCCAGCAGCGCCCTGGATCGACGCCCGCGACAATCTCTTTTTCGGCTCGCGCGACGATTTCCTGTATGCGGTGGCGCCGAACGGACATGTGCTATGGAAGCACAACGTGGGCTTCGACATCGTCGCCGGCATCGTCGCGGCAACCGACGGCACCCTCTACGTCACGACCGAAGGTGGGGGCATCCATGCGTTCCGGTGAAAGGCGAGTCAAACGCGCACCCAACCGAGATCGGGTGCTGAGCGGTCGTCTCAGCGTCAACCCGCGGGGCTTTGGCTTCGTGAGCACCGCCGAAGCCGGTCCCGACCTTTTCGTACCGGCCGCCAGACTGGGCGCTGCCATGCACGGGGACGAGGTCCGTGTGCGCGTCGTGGCGGGCGCGCATCGGCCCGAGGCAGCGATCGTCGAGATCGTCTCTCGCGGCACGCGCCACGTGAGCGGCGCGCTCAAGCAAGTTGGAAAGCGGGCGTGGATCGAGCTCGACGATCTGCGACTCGGGGGGCCCGTGGTGGTGCAAGGCGCGCTGCCACCTGGGGTGCGTGCCGGCATGGCGGTGATCGCCGAAATCGTGCACTACCCCTCCACGACGGGCGACGCTGTCAAGGCACGGATAGTGCATGCGCTCGATGCCGACAAGATACTCGAATTCGAGGTCACCAAGACGCTGATCAAGGAAGGCGTTTCAGAATCCTTCCCCGAGGAAGTGCAGCAGGCCGCCAGGGCGTTGCCCAAGCGGATCTCGCACGCAGAGAGGAAGCGTCGCAGCGACCTGCGATCGCTCGAGCTGCTCACCATCGATCCCGAAGATGCCAGGGACCATGACGATGCCGTGTGGGCGGAGAGGCGCGCGTCGGGTGGCTTTCGGGTCGTGGTAGCTATCGCGGACGTCGCGCACTACGTCCGCGAAGGCGATCCGCTGGACCGCGAAGCGCTGGCTCGTGGCTGCACGATCTACCTTCCCGATCGCGCGCTGCCGATGCTGCCCGAGGTCCTTGCGTCGGACCTGGCCTCGTTGAAACCCGAGTGCGATCGGCTCGCCGTAGTCGTGGACATCGAGCTGAGCGAGCGGGGGCTGGTCGTGAGCCACCGGCTCGTCGAAGCCGTGATTCGCTCGCGCGCGCGGCTCAGTTACGCCGCCGTGGCGGGAGCGTTGGGGCTCGACACCGGAGGAGCTCGCGAGCCTGGCGCCTGGGCGCGCCGGGAACTGCTGCGGACGCTGCACGACGTTTCGCGCGTGCTTCATCGCAAGCGCAAGAAACAGGGTTCGCTGACCTTCGAGCTGCCCGAGGCACGAGTCGGTCTGGACGAGGCCAGCGGCCAGCCGCAAACCATCTACCGGAGCCGCAAAGACCCAGGCGTCGCGCAGGCATATGCCATGATCGAGGAGCTGATGCTCCTTGCGAACCAGGTTGTCGCGCGCGAGCTGAGCGAACGCGACGTGCCTGCGATCTATCGGGTCCATCCACCCCCCGACGAGCAACGCATGGAAACGTTCGCTGCTCTGGCCGGCGCGCTGGGCTTTCGCCTGGAGGCGAACGCTGCACTCGATTCCAAGCAGCTTGCGCGGCTTCTGAACCGTATCGAGGGCACGCCTCACGCCATGAGCTTGGGCTATCTGCTGCTGCGCGCCATGCAACAAGCCAGCTACGACACGGTCAATATCGGTCACTTCGGCCTGGCCGAGAGCCACTATGTCCATTTCACCTCGCCCATCCGTCGCTACCCCGATCTCAGCGTGCATCGGACAGTAAAACGCCTGCTCCACGATCGGCCGGTCCGCTCGGGCCAGGCCGGGCTGCTGGCCGGGCAAGCACTCGAGTCCAGCCGCCTCGAGCGCCGCGCCATGCAAGTGGAGCGCGACGTGATCGACCTGTACGCGGCGTTCCTGATGCAGAGCCGCATCGGCGACACGATCGAGGGGGTGGTTACGGGTGTGACCGCCCGCGGTTTTTACGTGACCCTGGACGAGCCCTTTGTGAGCGCCTTGTGTCCGGTCGAGCAACTCGAGGCCGACTACTACGAGCTCGACGAGCACGGGATCCGCCTTTCCGGGCGTCGCAGCGGGCACACGTTCACGTTGGGCGACCGCCTGCTGTTGCGCGTGACCGACGTGTCCATTCTGCGGCGCCAGGTCTACGCGTTGCCGGCGGAGCAAGCTGGCGCCACGGGCGAGGCCGAGTACCGAACCCGGGGCCGCGGGCGCAGCGCCAAAGCCGGCGGTCGCAAGGCTCGACCCAAGTACCGCACCCGGTCCCGTCCGGGCCCGCGCCGCCCGCGGCGTGGGTAGCCAGCGCCTCTTGCCAGATTTTCCAGCATTTCTGCAATCAAGGCGCTGTTCGTGGCTTCCACGAGGATTGCGGTTTCGCACCGGCTACCCTAAGCAATCCTAGCGACGTCAAGCATGGGCTGGCCAGGATCGGTCACCAGCCGCCGGCTCGATCGGCCGATCGGCCCGCGCAAGCGGCCACGCCCTGGCGCCGGCATCCTCGAGCCGGTGAGACCCTCAAGAATCGGGGTTACGCCCTTTGGCGCTAGGCACCGAAAATGCTAAAAAGCCCCAGCAGAAAGCCCAGCAGGGATCATGCAGGAAAACACCGAGTCAGCACCGTCCGGCGCAGCTAAGGCCGAGCTGGTAATTCGCCACGCAGTCGTACGCTTTGCCGGTGATTCCGGGGACGGCATGCAGGTAACCGGCGGGCAGTTCACGAGCACCGCGGCCTACGTTGGCAACGACCTGGCCACGCTGCCCGATTTTCCTGCCGAGATCCGCGCGCCCGCTGGAACGTTGGCCGGTGTTTCCGCGTTTCAAGTGAACTTCGCGAGCGAGGACATCTACACGCCCGGCGATGAGCCGGACGTGCTCGTGGCGATGAATCCGGCCGCGCTCAAGCTCAACCTGGCCGATATGCGATCGGGTTCCACGATACTGCTGAATACGGACGCGTTCACGCGCGGGGATCTGGCCAAGGCGGAGTACCAATCCAACCCCTTGGAGGACGACAGCCTGGAGGGCTATCAGGTCGTGGGCGTCGCGATGACATCGCTCACTCGCAAGGCGCTGCAGGAGAGCGGCGTTTCCTCCAAGGAACGTGATCGGTGCAAGAACTTCTTCGCTCTTGGTATTGCCTACTGGATGTTCGGCCGGCCGCTCGAGCCGACCGCGGATTGGCTGCGCAGCAAGTTCGCAAAGAGGCCGGAGCTGGCAGAAGCCAACATTTTGGCCCTGCAGGCCGGCCACAACTACGGCTTCAACACGGAGCTGCTTCCCGTCTACTTCCGGGTCGAGGCAGCCCGGCTGCCGGCCGGTGTGTACCGCAACATCACGGGCAACGAGGCCACCGTGCTCGGCCTCGTGGCAGCCGCCAAGAATGCGGGTCGCAGCCTGGTCTATGGGGGCTACCCCATCACACCGGCCAGCGACATCCTGCATGAGCTGGCACGCCAGCGACACTTCGATGTGCGCACGATCCAATGCGAAGACGAAATCGCCAGCGTGTGTGCCGCCATAGGGGCCAGCTACGGCGGGGCGCTCGGCTGCACGGCCTCTTCAGGACCCGGGATCGCGCTCAAGCAGGAGGCTGTGGGCCTGGCTACCATGGTGGAGCTGCCTTTGGTCGTGATCAACGTGCAGCGCGGCGGCCCCTCTACCGGACTGCCCACCAAGACCGAGCAAGCCGACCTGCTTCAGGCGCTTTATGGCCGCAACGGCGAGTGCCCCGTCCCGGTCGTCGCTCCGGCGAGCGCCGGCGAGTGCTTCGAGCTCACCTACCGTGCGGTCTGGCTGGCCACCCGCTACATGTGCCCGGTGTTCGTGTTGACGGACGGCTACCTGGCGAACGGCTCCGAGCCCTGGAGGCTCCCCGATATGGCGACCCTGTCCATGGCGTGGAAGACGACGCACGCGGCATCTGAACAGATGAACGGCTTTGCTCCCTACGATCGAGACGAGGTTCTGGCGCGTCCGTGGGCCGTGCCCGGCACCCCAGGGCTGGAGCACCGCATTGGGGGTCTCGAAAAGCAGGCCATCAGCGGCAACGTGAGCTACGACCCGGCAAACCACCAGCAGATGGTTGAGATACGAGCGGCCAAGATCGACGGCATCAGCCAGGAGATCCCCGAACAGGAGGTCGAAGGCGACGCCGACGCCGAAGTCCTTGTGGTGGGCTGGGGGTCGACACACGGCGCGCTCACTGCTGCAACCGAGCACCTAAGTGAGTCTGGCCATCGTATTGCGCATGCGCAGATTCGCTACCTGAATCCCTTGCCGCGCAATACCGGCGACGTGCTGCGCCGCTTCAAGCGGGTGTTCGTCTTCGAGCTCAACGGCGGGCAGCTGGTTCGTCTGCTCAGGGAGCGCTTCCTGGTCGACTGCATACCCGTAAACAAGGTCCAGGGGCAGCCCTTCAAAGTCGTGGAGATCGAAGCAGCTATCAAACCCCACCTGTAGCGGACGCGGTCTCCGCGGTTCGGCGGCAGGTATGCCGGACAGCCAGTCCGCGTGACCAGAGCGCACCCGCCGTTTATAGTGAATCGTTCGTAGTGTTGGCATTGGAGCGTAACCGTGGCTGAACCGCATGAGCACCCCCCACTGAAACCGAAGGACTTCGCAAGCGACCAGGCCGTTCGCTGGTGTCCGGGATGTGGAGACTACGCGGTCCTCAAGACCGCCCAGCAGGCCTTCGCCGAAACAGGACGCGCAAGGAGCGAGTTTGCGGTCATCTCTGGGATTGGCTGCTCGAGTCGCTTTCCCTACTATCTGTCTACCTACGGTTTCCACACTATTCACGGTCGAGCCCCTTCGGTGGCGCTGGGCCTCAAAGTGGCGAGGCCCGAGCTGAGCGTGTGGGTCATCACCGGGGACGGCGATAGCCTGAGCATCGGCGGCAACCACACGATTCATGCCCTGCGGCGAAACCTGGACATCAACTTCCTGCTGTTCAACAACCGCATCTATGGGCTGACCAAGGGACAGTATTCACCCACAAGTGAGCTCGGCAAGGTAACCAAGTCCTCGCCCATGGGTACGGTGGACCATCCATTCGACCCCTTGTCGCTTGCCCTTGGGGCCGGCGCTACGTTCGTCGCTCGCAGCGTCGATGTGCAGGCCAAGCCCCTCAAGAGCGTGCTGCTGGGTGCATACCACCACAAGGGCACGAGCTTCGTAGAGATCTACCAGAACTGTCCGATTTTCAACGATGACGCCTTCGCAGTCATCACGGACAAGCCGGTGCGGACCGAACGACAGATCGAGCTCGAGCACGGCAAGCCCCTCGTCTATGGCAAGAAACAGGAAATGGCGCTGGTGCTCGATCGGCTGCGCCTACGCGCGGTGAAGCGTTCGGACGTCAGCGAAGCCGAGATCCTGGTTCACGACACCGCAAACCGCGAGCAGGCGTTCTTGCTGGCGCAAATGCACTGGCCGGAGTTTCCGGAGCCTATGGGCGTCTTCTATCAGGGGCAACGCGCGACCTACGAGGACCTGCTGCTCGACCAGGTATCGCAGGCCCAGAAGTCGAAGAAGGCGGATCTCACCGAGCTCGTGTATGGCAAGAACCACTGGACCGTACAGTAGTTCCCGTCCAGAAATGGCGCCATAGCGGCTTTCGTCCTCGAAAAAATCCTCGAAATAGCGCTGCTATTCCTGCGGTTTTGTCTGCGGGCGCGCTCGCTCTGGCATCCATTCTGGACGGGAACCGGTGTTTGGAATCGGAGTGGCGCCACGGCGGCTTTCGTGCTTGCGGCGGTGGGCTACGGCTGCAGGGAATTGCAGCTACGAGGTAGCGCGGCGGGCCTATCACGGATTACGCTTGCGAGCCCCTCCCGACCTCAAGCCGGATCCGAACCGCCATGACTGAAGCAGCGTCCAGTATTATTTACACCCACACCGACGAAGCGCCCGCTCTGGCTACGTATTCCTTCCTTCCGATCGTCCGAGCCTTCGCTGGTGCCTGCGGCGTCTCGGTCGAGATCCGGGATATTTCGTTGGCGGGCCGTCTGGTCGCGGGCTTTCCCGACGAACTGACGCAGGCTCAGAGGATTCCCGATGCGCTTGCGGAGTTGGGCGAGCTCACGCACAAGCCGCACGCCAACATCATCAAGTTGCCCAATATCAGCGCTTCGATCCCGCAGCTCAAGGCTGCCATCAAGGAGCTTCAGGCAAAGGGCTACCGCCTGCCCGACTACCCCGACGATCCAACGACTGAAGACGGCAGGGCGATCAAGGCGCGCTACGACAGGATCAAGGGCAGCGCGGTGAACCCGGTCCTGCGCGAGGGCAACTCCGATCGTCGCGCGCCCAAGGCTGTCAAAGCATACGCTCGCAACCATCCCCATCCCATGGGCGCATGGTCGCCGGACTCGAAGACCCACGTCGCCCACATGAGCTCGGGCGACTTTCGCTCCAACGAGCAGTCGGTCAGCGTGGCGCGCGACGGTTTCGTGCGCATTGAGCTGAGCGGCGAGGACGGCCAGGTCACCGTCCTCAAAGATAAGATCGATCTGACGGCCGGCGAGATCCTTGATGCCACTTTTCTGAGCGTGCGCGAGCTGAGGTCGTTCCTCGAACGCGAAATGCAGGACGCCCAACAACAGGGCGTGCTGTTTTCATTGCACATGAAGGCGACCATGATGAAGGTCTCCGACCCGATCATTTTCGGTCACTGCGTCAAGGTATTCTTCAAAGATGTCTTTGCCAGGCACGGTGCGGCGCTCGGCGAGGCAGGGGGCAATCCCAACGACGGCCTGGGCAATGTGTTGGCTGCGCTCGGCAGGCTCGACGAAAGCAAGCGAGCCCAGATCGAGGCCGACCTGCAGGCCGCCTACACCAAACGCCCAGGCCTTGCCATGGTGGACTCCGACCGTGGCATCACCAATCTCCACGTGCCGAGCGATATCATCATAGACGCCTCGATGCCTGCCATGATCCGCGCCTCGGGTCGGATGTGGAATCGAGACGGCCGGCAGCAGGACACCAAGTGCGTGATCCCGGATGCCAGCTACGCGGGCGTGTACCAGCAAGTCATCAGCTTCTGCAAAGAGCACGGCGCGTTCGATCCATCCACCATGGGCAGCGTGTCCAACGTAGGCCTTATGGCGCAGAAGGCCGAGGAGTACGGCTCGCACGACAAGACCTTCGAGATCCCCTCGCCGGGCATGGTGCGGGTGATCGACCAGTCAGGCACGGCGCTGACGGAACACAAGGTGGAGGCAGGTGACATCTGGCGTGCGTGCCAAGTCAAGGACGCAGCCGTTCGAGACTGGGTCAAGCTCGCGGTTGCCCGCACGCGGGCCACGGGCGCGTCGGCCGTGTTCTGGTTGGACGAGACACGGCCGCACGATGCGCAGCTGATCGAGAAGGTCAGGGGCTACCTTCCGGAGCACGACACGCAGGGACTCGCGATCAGCATCCTGAGCCCGGTAGAGGCGACCCGCTTCACCCTCGAGCGCCTGAAGGCGGGGCAGGACACCGTTTCCGTGACCGGCAACGTGCTGCGCGACTACCTCACCGACCTGTTTCCGATTCTGGAGCTTGGCACGAGCGCCAAGATGCTCTCGATCGTGCCGCTCATGCAGGGCGGCGGGCTGTACGAGACCGGCGCGGGCGGCTCGGCACCCAAGCACGTGCAGCAGTTCAACAAGGAGAATCATCTGCGTTGGGACTCGCTCGGCGAGTTCTTGGCGCTGGCTGCCTCACTCGAGCAGTACGCGGCTCAGACCCAGAATCGCAGGGCGAGGCTTTTGGGCAGCGCGCTTGACGTAGCGACCGAGGCCTTGCTCGAGCAGGGCAAGTCGCCGTCGCGCAAGGTGCGGGAGCTCGACAACCGGGGCAGCCAGTTCTACCTCGCCATGTACTGGGCGCAGGCGCTTGCCAAGCAGAGTGACGACCCTGAGCTTGCAGCACGTTTTGCCCCGCTGGCGGAGGCCCTGAGCCAGAACGAAGCGCAGATCGTAGGTGAGCTCAACGCCGTGCAAGGCGAGCCGAAAGACGTGGGCGGCTATTACGCCCCCGATCCGAAGCTGGCCTCCGAGGCCATGCGACCGAGCACGACGCTGAACGGGCTCATCGACTCCTTTTAGGGCCTGCGGCCGCTTGCGCCGGCGGATCGGGCACGGATCGGGCACGGATCGGGCAAGGGCTCGTGCTACACTACGGGCTTGTGCCCGCTTTTGAATCGCGTTTGAAGACCGACAGCGAGTCGTTCGAACGTAACCGGGCGCAGATGTGGGCCTTGGTGCAGGAGGTGCGGTCCTTGGAGCAGGCCGTGCGCGAGCACTCGGGGCGCAAGGCCGAGCGTTTTGCAGCACGTGGCCAGCTGCTTCCGCGCGAGCGCGTCGCGCGCTTGCTCGATGGCGACCGTGACTTCCTCGAGCTTTCGAGCCTGGCTGGCTTTCGCATGCACGACGACGACGGCAGGGAGGGCATCACGGGAGGGGGGGCGGTTGTCGGTGTCGGTTTCGTATGCGGGCGGCGGGCGGTCATCTACGCCACGGACAGCGCGATCAAGGGGGGCGCCGTTACGCCCATGGGGCTGCGCAAACACCTCAGGGCGCAGCAGATCGCACTGGTCGAAAAGCTCCCGATGTTCAGCCTGGTCGAAAGCGGTGGCGCCAACTTGATGTACCAGGCCGAGATCTTCGTGGATGGTGGTCGAGTCTTTGCCAACATGGCTCGCATGTCCGCGGCCGGAATCCCGCAGATCACCGTGGTTCATGGCTCTTCGACAGCCGGCGGAGCCTACGTGCCCGGCCTCAGCGACTATGTAGTGGCAGTGCAGGGCAAGGCCCGGATCTTCTTGGCCGGCCCGCCCTTGGTCAAGGCCGCGCTCGGGCAAGAGGCAAGCGACGAACAGCTCGGCGGCGCGGAAATGCACGCTCGCAAGTCCGGTACGGTCGAGTACGTGGCCCAGGACGATGCCGAGGCCATCGCATTGGCTCGCGAGCTCGCGGGCAAGGCCCTCGCGCGGCCGCTGCCGGTCGATCGGCCCGCCTGTGAAGCGCCCCGTTACGATCCCGAAGAGCTGCTCGGTGTCAGCCCGTTCGATCCGCGCGTGCGCTACGACTGTCGTGAGATCCTGGCACGCGTTGTCGATGCTTCGGACCTGCTGGAGTTCAAGGGCCGCTACGGGCCTCAAACCGTGTGCGGCCATGCGAGCATCGAGGGGCATCCTTGCGGCTTCGTTGGCAACAACGGTCCGATCGATGTGGCCGGAGCTGCCAAGGCC includes:
- a CDS encoding NADP-dependent isocitrate dehydrogenase, producing the protein MTEAASSIIYTHTDEAPALATYSFLPIVRAFAGACGVSVEIRDISLAGRLVAGFPDELTQAQRIPDALAELGELTHKPHANIIKLPNISASIPQLKAAIKELQAKGYRLPDYPDDPTTEDGRAIKARYDRIKGSAVNPVLREGNSDRRAPKAVKAYARNHPHPMGAWSPDSKTHVAHMSSGDFRSNEQSVSVARDGFVRIELSGEDGQVTVLKDKIDLTAGEILDATFLSVRELRSFLEREMQDAQQQGVLFSLHMKATMMKVSDPIIFGHCVKVFFKDVFARHGAALGEAGGNPNDGLGNVLAALGRLDESKRAQIEADLQAAYTKRPGLAMVDSDRGITNLHVPSDIIIDASMPAMIRASGRMWNRDGRQQDTKCVIPDASYAGVYQQVISFCKEHGAFDPSTMGSVSNVGLMAQKAEEYGSHDKTFEIPSPGMVRVIDQSGTALTEHKVEAGDIWRACQVKDAAVRDWVKLAVARTRATGASAVFWLDETRPHDAQLIEKVRGYLPEHDTQGLAISILSPVEATRFTLERLKAGQDTVSVTGNVLRDYLTDLFPILELGTSAKMLSIVPLMQGGGLYETGAGGSAPKHVQQFNKENHLRWDSLGEFLALAASLEQYAAQTQNRRARLLGSALDVATEALLEQGKSPSRKVRELDNRGSQFYLAMYWAQALAKQSDDPELAARFAPLAEALSQNEAQIVGELNAVQGEPKDVGGYYAPDPKLASEAMRPSTTLNGLIDSF
- a CDS encoding VacB/RNase II family 3'-5' exoribonuclease, with the translated sequence MRSGERRVKRAPNRDRVLSGRLSVNPRGFGFVSTAEAGPDLFVPAARLGAAMHGDEVRVRVVAGAHRPEAAIVEIVSRGTRHVSGALKQVGKRAWIELDDLRLGGPVVVQGALPPGVRAGMAVIAEIVHYPSTTGDAVKARIVHALDADKILEFEVTKTLIKEGVSESFPEEVQQAARALPKRISHAERKRRSDLRSLELLTIDPEDARDHDDAVWAERRASGGFRVVVAIADVAHYVREGDPLDREALARGCTIYLPDRALPMLPEVLASDLASLKPECDRLAVVVDIELSERGLVVSHRLVEAVIRSRARLSYAAVAGALGLDTGGAREPGAWARRELLRTLHDVSRVLHRKRKKQGSLTFELPEARVGLDEASGQPQTIYRSRKDPGVAQAYAMIEELMLLANQVVARELSERDVPAIYRVHPPPDEQRMETFAALAGALGFRLEANAALDSKQLARLLNRIEGTPHAMSLGYLLLRAMQQASYDTVNIGHFGLAESHYVHFTSPIRRYPDLSVHRTVKRLLHDRPVRSGQAGLLAGQALESSRLERRAMQVERDVIDLYAAFLMQSRIGDTIEGVVTGVTARGFYVTLDEPFVSALCPVEQLEADYYELDEHGIRLSGRRSGHTFTLGDRLLLRVTDVSILRRQVYALPAEQAGATGEAEYRTRGRGRSAKAGGRKARPKYRTRSRPGPRRPRRG
- a CDS encoding 2-oxoacid:acceptor oxidoreductase subunit alpha gives rise to the protein MQENTESAPSGAAKAELVIRHAVVRFAGDSGDGMQVTGGQFTSTAAYVGNDLATLPDFPAEIRAPAGTLAGVSAFQVNFASEDIYTPGDEPDVLVAMNPAALKLNLADMRSGSTILLNTDAFTRGDLAKAEYQSNPLEDDSLEGYQVVGVAMTSLTRKALQESGVSSKERDRCKNFFALGIAYWMFGRPLEPTADWLRSKFAKRPELAEANILALQAGHNYGFNTELLPVYFRVEAARLPAGVYRNITGNEATVLGLVAAAKNAGRSLVYGGYPITPASDILHELARQRHFDVRTIQCEDEIASVCAAIGASYGGALGCTASSGPGIALKQEAVGLATMVELPLVVINVQRGGPSTGLPTKTEQADLLQALYGRNGECPVPVVAPASAGECFELTYRAVWLATRYMCPVFVLTDGYLANGSEPWRLPDMATLSMAWKTTHAASEQMNGFAPYDRDEVLARPWAVPGTPGLEHRIGGLEKQAISGNVSYDPANHQQMVEIRAAKIDGISQEIPEQEVEGDADAEVLVVGWGSTHGALTAATEHLSESGHRIAHAQIRYLNPLPRNTGDVLRRFKRVFVFELNGGQLVRLLRERFLVDCIPVNKVQGQPFKVVEIEAAIKPHL
- a CDS encoding acyl-CoA carboxylase subunit beta → MPAFESRLKTDSESFERNRAQMWALVQEVRSLEQAVREHSGRKAERFAARGQLLPRERVARLLDGDRDFLELSSLAGFRMHDDDGREGITGGGAVVGVGFVCGRRAVIYATDSAIKGGAVTPMGLRKHLRAQQIALVEKLPMFSLVESGGANLMYQAEIFVDGGRVFANMARMSAAGIPQITVVHGSSTAGGAYVPGLSDYVVAVQGKARIFLAGPPLVKAALGQEASDEQLGGAEMHARKSGTVEYVAQDDAEAIALARELAGKALARPLPVDRPACEAPRYDPEELLGVSPFDPRVRYDCREILARVVDASDLLEFKGRYGPQTVCGHASIEGHPCGFVGNNGPIDVAGAAKAAHFIQACCQAGIPIIYLQNTTGFMVGVDAEEKGIVKHGAKMLQAVANASVAQITLLVGASYGAGNYAMCGRALDPRFLFAWPNARVAVMGGEQAATVMDLVTRAKLERAGKSLDEEQAAQMREALKTKIDRESSALFGAARLWDDGIIDPRDTRKVLAFALATCAESRRRELGASSFGVARP
- a CDS encoding PQQ-binding-like beta-propeller repeat protein, whose protein sequence is MSSLAVGSTATLVATVADGRVLGLGSDGAVRWTFRLPQVSPGRPSRAAVDAQGRSYIVAGSGELLALDRRGNRRWRVPVRASPRGGPTVAPNGTVYVAGDGLYAVDPEGRVLWHVVTPSRLSTRPSLHPKGLVVVCTEIGRVLAVRSDGSVAWRADAGASIDAPAALMSDGSVVVANALGQVLRFGPLGKLRFVLETQADKRAAPAVTSKDLIVIASEDHRLHAVDALGNWRWQVQSAGPLPAAPWIDARDNLFFGSRDDFLYAVAPNGHVLWKHNVGFDIVAGIVAATDGTLYVTTEGGGIHAFR
- a CDS encoding 2-oxoacid:ferredoxin oxidoreductase subunit beta; this translates as MAEPHEHPPLKPKDFASDQAVRWCPGCGDYAVLKTAQQAFAETGRARSEFAVISGIGCSSRFPYYLSTYGFHTIHGRAPSVALGLKVARPELSVWVITGDGDSLSIGGNHTIHALRRNLDINFLLFNNRIYGLTKGQYSPTSELGKVTKSSPMGTVDHPFDPLSLALGAGATFVARSVDVQAKPLKSVLLGAYHHKGTSFVEIYQNCPIFNDDAFAVITDKPVRTERQIELEHGKPLVYGKKQEMALVLDRLRLRAVKRSDVSEAEILVHDTANREQAFLLAQMHWPEFPEPMGVFYQGQRATYEDLLLDQVSQAQKSKKADLTELVYGKNHWTVQ